The following coding sequences are from one Thermaerobacter subterraneus DSM 13965 window:
- a CDS encoding STAS domain-containing protein: MQVQLDWTGRTLVARLAGDFDEHGAEVFRLEIERAVRRRAYDHLVVNLQKVHFIDSSGLGALLGRYRRAREDGARVSMVSAPPHVRAVLQMAGILQWIPLYDDEPTALGAGRGVVQG; the protein is encoded by the coding sequence TTGCAGGTCCAGCTGGACTGGACGGGACGCACCCTCGTCGCCCGGCTGGCGGGAGACTTCGACGAGCATGGGGCCGAGGTCTTCCGCCTGGAGATCGAGCGCGCCGTCCGCCGGCGCGCCTACGACCATCTGGTGGTGAACCTCCAGAAGGTCCACTTCATCGACAGCTCCGGCCTGGGCGCCCTGCTGGGCCGGTACCGGCGGGCCCGGGAAGACGGCGCCCGGGTGAGCATGGTCAGCGCACCGCCCCACGTGCGGGCGGTGCTGCAGATGGCGGGGATCCTGCAGTGGATTCCCCTTTACGACGACGAGCCCACCGCGCTGGGTGCGGGCCGGGGGGTGGTTCAGGGATGA